A single region of the Streptomyces sp. NBC_01381 genome encodes:
- a CDS encoding 2,3-dihydro-2,3-dihydroxybenzoate dehydrogenase yields MTSGIAESELSGRVALVTGANRGIGKAVARALAERGARVVAADRSPDVKLQESGSGITGLVLDVTDAAAVDAAVDEVEHTAGPLDILVNVAGVLRPAPVVELSDADWAETFAVNTNGVFHTARAAARRMTARGKGSIVTVGSNAAGVPRTQMAAYAASKAAATMFTKCLGLEVARDGVRCNVVSPGSTDTDMQRQLWTDDHAEAAERVINGDSASYRVGIPLGRIADPADIADAVAFLVSDRARHITLHDLYVDGGATLRA; encoded by the coding sequence GTGACCTCCGGCATAGCGGAGTCGGAGCTTTCCGGCCGGGTCGCCCTTGTCACCGGCGCGAACCGGGGCATCGGCAAGGCCGTGGCCCGCGCGCTCGCCGAACGCGGCGCGCGGGTCGTGGCCGCCGACCGGTCGCCCGACGTCAAGCTGCAGGAATCGGGCTCGGGCATCACCGGCCTCGTCCTCGATGTCACCGACGCGGCCGCCGTGGACGCGGCCGTCGACGAAGTCGAGCACACGGCAGGGCCGTTGGACATCCTCGTCAATGTGGCGGGCGTCCTGCGGCCCGCCCCGGTCGTCGAACTCTCCGACGCCGACTGGGCCGAGACCTTCGCGGTCAACACGAACGGCGTCTTCCACACGGCGCGCGCCGCGGCCCGCCGGATGACCGCACGGGGCAAGGGCTCCATCGTGACGGTGGGCTCGAACGCGGCCGGGGTGCCCCGCACCCAGATGGCCGCGTACGCCGCGTCGAAGGCGGCGGCCACCATGTTCACCAAATGCCTCGGCCTCGAAGTCGCCCGCGACGGCGTGCGCTGCAACGTCGTGTCGCCCGGCTCCACCGACACCGACATGCAGCGGCAGCTGTGGACGGACGACCACGCCGAGGCCGCCGAGCGTGTCATCAACGGCGACTCCGCCTCCTACCGGGTCGGCATTCCGCTCGGCCGGATCGCGGACCCCGCCGACATCGCCGACGCCGTCGCCTTCCTGGTCTCCGACCGGGCCCGGCACATCACTTTGCACGACCTGTACGTGGACGGCGGCGCCACCCTGCGCGCCTGA
- a CDS encoding iron-siderophore ABC transporter substrate-binding protein, producing the protein MSSNHIPRTRLTAVAALAIASALTLSACGSDSSDDSGSGSGDKAKNAAKDVTVTDATGAEVKVPANPEKVIALSEMDLDSSLALKVKPVGLSAGRGQKGAPEYLADQAKGIPVVGAVTGPDIEKVLQAKPDVILAGQLADQQVLKQLKAIAPTVVTIDKTKDWKKSLELTGKVLGKSNEATAFLKDYDTKAAALKKKLGDKAGSSVSVARYSAKGTAVMQQGVFISDVLKDLDFKRPGIQNDKGQGHSTPLSDEDLKQIDADWLFIGTLAAKGPDADLFKELKGKAAYKELDAVKKGHVTEIDGSKWTSLGGAQAAVSVLGDIEKAMAK; encoded by the coding sequence ATGTCCTCGAACCACATCCCGCGCACCCGGCTGACCGCGGTAGCAGCCCTGGCCATCGCCTCCGCGCTCACGCTCTCCGCCTGCGGTTCGGACTCGTCCGACGACTCCGGCTCCGGCTCCGGCGACAAGGCGAAGAACGCCGCGAAGGACGTCACGGTGACCGACGCCACCGGTGCGGAGGTGAAGGTTCCGGCCAATCCGGAGAAGGTCATCGCGCTCAGCGAGATGGACCTGGACTCCTCCCTCGCCCTGAAGGTCAAGCCGGTCGGCCTGTCCGCGGGCCGCGGCCAGAAGGGCGCCCCCGAGTACCTGGCCGACCAGGCCAAGGGCATCCCGGTCGTGGGCGCCGTCACCGGACCCGACATCGAGAAGGTCCTGCAGGCCAAGCCGGACGTCATCCTCGCGGGACAGCTCGCCGACCAGCAGGTGCTCAAGCAGCTCAAGGCGATCGCGCCGACGGTCGTGACCATCGACAAGACCAAGGACTGGAAGAAGTCCCTGGAGCTCACCGGCAAGGTGCTCGGCAAGTCCAACGAGGCCACCGCGTTCCTCAAGGACTACGACACCAAGGCCGCCGCCCTGAAGAAGAAGCTCGGCGACAAGGCGGGCTCCAGCGTCTCCGTCGCCCGCTACTCCGCCAAGGGCACCGCCGTCATGCAGCAGGGCGTGTTCATCTCCGACGTCCTGAAGGACCTGGACTTCAAGCGTCCCGGCATCCAGAACGACAAGGGCCAGGGCCACTCGACGCCGCTCAGCGACGAGGACCTGAAGCAGATCGACGCCGACTGGCTGTTCATCGGCACGCTCGCCGCCAAGGGCCCGGACGCCGACCTCTTCAAGGAGCTGAAGGGCAAGGCCGCGTACAAGGAGCTCGACGCGGTCAAGAAGGGCCACGTCACCGAGATCGACGGCTCGAAGTGGACCAGCCTCGGTGGCGCGCAGGCCGCCGTCTCGGTCCTCGGTGACATAGAGAAGGCGATGGCCAAGTGA
- a CDS encoding iron ABC transporter permease yields MHRPTLWAAAALLVLLLLLGLLSLLVGSGSTPMGRAWDFLMGDPSARADAQIRLAVMDVRLPRTLAGLLVGIALGAAGCLLQAVTRNPLAETGLLGVNSGAALGVVIGLTYFEVTSAYGVLVWALVGGMAASAVVLLLAASGRAAGSPLRLVLAGSALGATFHGMTSYVLLGTQSTFDTYRYWTIGSLAGIKTSETYPLIPIIAAGLVIAFCCVRPLSALALGDDSARSLGHHPGRIRLIVAAAVTLLAGSAVALAGPIAFLGLLAPYAARAVTGPRIAGQLVLSALVAANVMIVADLLARVVIRPWETPVSVLLAFIGGPLLIWIARSQRMSTAGVGA; encoded by the coding sequence ATGCATCGCCCCACGCTGTGGGCGGCCGCCGCGCTGCTCGTTCTGCTCCTGCTGCTCGGCCTGCTTTCTCTCCTGGTCGGGTCCGGGTCGACGCCGATGGGCCGTGCCTGGGACTTCCTCATGGGGGATCCCTCCGCGCGGGCCGACGCCCAGATCCGGCTCGCGGTCATGGACGTACGCCTTCCGCGTACGCTCGCCGGCCTCCTGGTCGGCATCGCGCTCGGCGCGGCGGGCTGCCTCCTGCAGGCCGTCACCCGCAATCCGCTCGCCGAGACGGGACTCCTCGGGGTCAACTCGGGGGCGGCGCTCGGCGTGGTGATCGGTCTCACATACTTCGAAGTGACGTCCGCGTACGGGGTGTTGGTGTGGGCCCTGGTCGGCGGCATGGCTGCGAGCGCGGTGGTCCTGCTGCTCGCCGCGTCGGGACGGGCCGCGGGCTCGCCCCTTCGCCTCGTCCTGGCCGGGTCGGCGCTCGGCGCGACGTTCCACGGCATGACGTCGTACGTCCTGCTCGGCACGCAGTCGACCTTCGACACCTACCGCTACTGGACCATCGGTTCGCTCGCCGGCATCAAGACGTCCGAGACCTACCCGCTGATCCCCATTATCGCGGCCGGTCTCGTCATCGCCTTCTGCTGCGTACGGCCGCTGTCCGCCCTCGCGCTCGGTGACGACAGCGCGCGGTCGCTCGGCCACCACCCCGGCCGCATCCGCCTGATCGTCGCGGCGGCGGTCACGCTGCTCGCCGGATCGGCGGTCGCCCTCGCGGGACCGATCGCCTTCCTCGGCCTGCTCGCCCCGTACGCCGCACGGGCCGTCACCGGACCGCGGATCGCGGGCCAGTTGGTGCTGTCCGCGCTCGTCGCGGCCAACGTCATGATCGTCGCCGACCTCCTGGCCCGCGTCGTCATCCGCCCCTGGGAGACCCCGGTGAGCGTCCTACTCGCCTTCATCGGCGGCCCGTTGCTGATCTGGATCGCGCGGTCGCAGCGGATGTCGACGGCGGGGGTGGGCGCGTGA
- a CDS encoding iron chelate uptake ABC transporter family permease subunit, with protein sequence MTPPDSTAVRVGTFSWLFPYRSALAAVGLTLLIAVVVSLAAFASSTGMSFSDSLSGLLGTGDSATVMLVQDFRLPRIAVGLMVGAALGIAGCLTQTLAGNRLATPDIIGVNEGATAAVVASVVGSSTGMIGDWWLGPLGAAAAAMVVVACAGGAGSGGYRILVVGIGVSTVIGAVTDLVMSRENDNTAGGVFLWTVGSLNGRDWSVGTPLAFVLLVLVPLALVAGSRLQLLRFDDDMAATLGVNVRRVRAATLALAVALSGAAVGIGGPIAFVALAAPVVATRLSGPTRVPVIGSALVGAALVGGADALGRVIAPVEIPVGVVTSVLGGPFLLWVLFGKNSQQQSGKA encoded by the coding sequence GTGACCCCGCCCGACTCCACGGCGGTCCGCGTCGGGACCTTCTCCTGGCTCTTCCCCTACCGCAGCGCCCTGGCCGCCGTCGGCCTCACGCTGCTCATCGCGGTGGTCGTCTCCCTCGCCGCCTTCGCCAGTTCGACCGGGATGAGCTTCTCCGACAGCCTCTCCGGGCTACTCGGAACCGGCGACTCCGCCACCGTCATGCTCGTCCAGGACTTCCGGCTTCCGCGCATCGCCGTGGGCCTCATGGTCGGCGCGGCGCTCGGCATCGCCGGATGCCTCACCCAGACCCTGGCCGGCAACCGGCTCGCCACACCGGACATCATCGGCGTCAACGAGGGCGCCACCGCGGCCGTCGTCGCCTCCGTCGTCGGCTCGTCCACCGGGATGATCGGCGACTGGTGGCTCGGCCCGCTCGGCGCCGCCGCCGCGGCCATGGTCGTCGTCGCCTGCGCGGGCGGCGCGGGCAGCGGCGGCTACCGGATCCTCGTCGTGGGCATCGGCGTCTCCACCGTCATCGGCGCCGTCACCGACCTCGTGATGTCCCGTGAGAACGACAACACCGCGGGCGGCGTCTTCCTCTGGACGGTCGGCTCGCTCAACGGCCGCGACTGGAGCGTCGGTACGCCCCTGGCGTTCGTTCTCCTCGTCCTGGTCCCACTGGCCCTGGTCGCCGGAAGCCGCCTCCAACTCCTCCGCTTCGACGACGACATGGCGGCCACCCTCGGCGTCAACGTCCGCCGGGTGCGCGCCGCGACCCTCGCGCTCGCCGTCGCCCTGTCCGGCGCGGCCGTCGGCATCGGTGGCCCGATCGCCTTCGTCGCACTCGCCGCACCAGTCGTCGCAACCCGGCTCAGCGGCCCCACCCGCGTACCCGTCATCGGCTCGGCCCTGGTCGGCGCGGCCCTCGTGGGCGGCGCCGACGCGCTCGGCCGGGTCATCGCGCCCGTGGAGATCCCGGTCGGCGTCGTCACCAGCGTGCTCGGCGGACCCTTCCTCCTGTGGGTCCTCTTCGGCAAGAACTCCCAGCAGCAGAGCGGAAAGGCCTGA
- a CDS encoding ABC transporter ATP-binding protein — translation MQLTVEALTSGYPGHTAVDGVDLTIPSGQVAAIVGPNGCGKSTLLRSISRLHKPSSGTVRAGDEDVWQLTQRRAAHRIALLAQSPQAPEAVTVAGLVRYGRHPHQGLFRQWSREDETAVRDALDATGTTDLAARRLDHLSGGQRQRCWLAMVLAQETPIVLLDEPTSALDLGHAVEVLSLVREVAAAGRTVVMVLHDLASAARYADTVIAMNAGKVVANGPAREVVTAALVKELYGIEADILQAPGDGSPVVVPTMPAKADAGADTKADMGAAATKADTKVTTTG, via the coding sequence GTGCAACTGACCGTCGAGGCGCTCACCTCCGGCTATCCAGGGCACACCGCCGTGGACGGCGTCGACCTGACCATCCCCAGCGGACAGGTCGCCGCGATCGTCGGCCCCAACGGCTGCGGCAAGTCGACCCTGCTGCGCTCCATCTCCCGGCTCCACAAGCCGAGTTCGGGCACGGTGCGCGCCGGGGACGAGGACGTGTGGCAGCTCACCCAGCGCCGCGCGGCCCACCGCATCGCGCTGCTCGCCCAGTCCCCGCAGGCACCGGAGGCGGTCACCGTCGCCGGGCTCGTCCGGTACGGCCGCCACCCCCACCAGGGCCTCTTCCGCCAGTGGTCGCGCGAGGACGAGACGGCCGTACGGGACGCGCTCGACGCCACCGGCACCACCGACCTCGCCGCGCGCCGCCTCGACCACCTCTCCGGCGGCCAGCGCCAGCGCTGCTGGCTCGCGATGGTCCTCGCGCAGGAGACACCGATCGTGCTGCTCGACGAGCCGACCAGCGCGCTCGACCTCGGCCACGCGGTCGAAGTTCTCTCCCTGGTACGGGAGGTGGCCGCCGCGGGCCGCACCGTCGTCATGGTCCTGCACGACCTGGCGAGCGCCGCGCGGTACGCCGACACCGTGATCGCGATGAACGCGGGCAAGGTCGTGGCGAACGGCCCCGCCCGCGAGGTGGTGACCGCCGCCCTGGTCAAGGAGCTGTACGGCATCGAGGCGGACATCCTTCAGGCGCCGGGAGACGGCTCACCGGTGGTGGTGCCGACGATGCCTGCGAAGGCGGACGCAGGGGCGGACACGAAGGCGGACATGGGGGCGGCGGCCACGAAGGCGGACACGAAGGTCACGACGACCGGCTGA
- a CDS encoding amidohydrolase: protein MAGSAGQVKELIQERIGEVREELVGLSRRIHGHPEIAFEERRAAGWCADVLRDHGFAVTAPAYGLETAFEATVGSGPVTVALACEYDALPGMGHACGHNLIAAAGVGAALGLAPFADQLGLTVRVLGTPAEESGAGKALLIDAGAFDGVDAAMMIHPCPFEVADFRSYAMGALSATYTGKSAHATLNPQDGRNAADALTVAQVALGLLRQQLPGEWKVHGITTEAGTALNAIPERASAAYALRTPSVEELRELRERVADCFRAGALAAGCALDLEQPAPDYLDFRSDAALTELWAANARELGRPEPQQRGPFASTDMGNVSHVVPSIHPVLDISGGGCAPHQPEFAAAAATPAAEQAMIDGAVGLAWTASDFAAARTS, encoded by the coding sequence GTGGCAGGCAGTGCGGGCCAGGTCAAGGAGCTGATCCAGGAGCGGATCGGCGAGGTGCGCGAAGAGCTCGTCGGGCTCAGCCGGCGGATCCACGGCCATCCGGAGATCGCCTTCGAGGAACGGCGGGCCGCCGGGTGGTGTGCCGATGTGCTGCGCGACCACGGCTTCGCGGTGACCGCTCCCGCGTACGGGCTCGAGACCGCCTTCGAGGCGACCGTGGGGTCGGGTCCGGTGACCGTCGCGCTGGCCTGTGAGTACGACGCGCTGCCGGGGATGGGGCATGCCTGCGGGCACAATCTCATCGCGGCGGCGGGCGTCGGAGCCGCGCTCGGGCTCGCTCCGTTCGCGGATCAACTGGGGCTCACCGTCCGCGTGTTGGGGACCCCTGCCGAGGAGAGCGGGGCCGGCAAGGCGCTGCTGATCGACGCCGGTGCCTTCGACGGGGTCGACGCGGCGATGATGATCCACCCCTGCCCGTTCGAGGTGGCCGACTTCCGTTCGTACGCGATGGGGGCGCTCTCGGCGACGTACACGGGGAAGTCCGCGCACGCCACGCTCAACCCGCAGGACGGGCGGAACGCGGCGGACGCGCTGACCGTGGCGCAGGTGGCGCTCGGGCTGCTCAGGCAGCAGCTGCCGGGCGAGTGGAAGGTGCACGGGATCACCACCGAGGCGGGGACCGCGCTCAACGCCATTCCCGAGCGGGCGAGCGCCGCGTACGCGCTGCGGACGCCGTCCGTCGAGGAGTTGCGGGAGCTGCGCGAGCGAGTGGCCGACTGCTTCCGTGCGGGGGCGCTCGCCGCCGGGTGCGCGCTGGATCTGGAGCAGCCCGCGCCCGACTATCTCGACTTCCGGTCCGATGCGGCGCTCACCGAGTTGTGGGCGGCCAACGCCCGGGAGCTCGGGCGGCCCGAGCCGCAGCAGCGCGGCCCGTTCGCCTCCACCGACATGGGCAACGTGTCGCACGTCGTGCCGTCGATCCACCCGGTGCTCGACATCAGCGGGGGCGGCTGCGCCCCGCACCAGCCGGAGTTCGCCGCGGCGGCCGCGACGCCGGCCGCCGAGCAGGCCATGATCGACGGGGCGGTGGGGCTGGCGTGGACGGCGTCGGACTTCGCGGCCGCGCGGACGTCATGA
- a CDS encoding VWA domain-containing protein: MNAPSPTGVPERLTALVQALRSHGIRIGTGETVDAGQAIEALGLSDRERVREGLAAALLHSEGQRPVFDPVFDLYFPRRVGAPDALDGAGREFDRDELRDRLTAALAANDRALLAQLAAEAVDGMGGYGTRPGADGSGGSGGSDGSGDSGGSGGSGGSDGWSSHQTLQRLRPETLLARVLAAIRAGSADSGFTDRIEADEIRRRIEDFRTLVGGEARRRVAERRGADQIARRAIAPTADRVDFLIAGRAQLDELRRAVQPLARKLATRLAARRRRAARGRIDLRRTLRGSLSTGGVPMRPVLRRRRPVRPELVLLCDVSGSVAGFANFTMLLVQALHDQFSKVRVFAFVNRVDEVTDLIARGSADPEGLSGRIMSAAAVTRYHGGSDYGTSLGEFAECHTRVITPRSTVFILGDARTNMSDPNVHALRDIASRARRVYWLNPERRALWQTGDSVAGTYAELVEMYECRNARQLSALIGRLLPV; the protein is encoded by the coding sequence GTGAACGCGCCCTCCCCGACCGGCGTCCCCGAGCGTCTGACGGCCCTCGTCCAGGCGCTGCGTTCGCACGGCATCCGGATCGGTACGGGCGAGACGGTGGACGCCGGGCAGGCGATCGAGGCCCTCGGTCTGAGCGACCGGGAGCGGGTGCGCGAGGGTCTGGCGGCGGCGCTGCTGCACAGCGAGGGGCAGCGCCCGGTCTTCGATCCGGTCTTCGACCTGTACTTTCCGCGCAGGGTCGGCGCTCCCGATGCGCTGGACGGCGCCGGGCGGGAGTTCGACAGGGACGAGCTGCGCGACCGCCTCACCGCCGCACTCGCCGCCAACGACCGGGCGCTCCTTGCCCAGTTGGCGGCGGAGGCAGTGGACGGCATGGGCGGGTACGGCACGCGTCCGGGGGCGGATGGGTCCGGTGGATCCGGTGGCTCGGACGGGTCCGGTGACTCCGGCGGCTCCGGCGGCTCCGGCGGTTCGGACGGCTGGTCATCGCACCAGACGCTGCAGCGTCTGCGCCCGGAGACGCTCCTGGCGCGCGTTCTGGCCGCCATCCGCGCGGGCTCCGCCGACTCCGGGTTCACCGACCGCATCGAAGCGGACGAGATCCGCCGCCGCATCGAGGACTTCCGCACCCTCGTGGGCGGCGAGGCCCGCCGCAGGGTGGCCGAGCGGCGTGGCGCGGACCAGATCGCGCGGCGGGCGATCGCCCCGACCGCCGACCGCGTCGACTTCCTGATCGCGGGCCGCGCCCAGCTCGACGAACTCCGCAGGGCGGTGCAGCCGCTGGCCCGCAAGCTCGCCACCCGGCTCGCCGCACGCCGCCGCCGTGCGGCCCGCGGCCGGATCGACCTGCGCCGCACGCTGCGCGGCTCGCTGTCCACGGGCGGCGTCCCGATGCGCCCCGTGTTGCGCCGCCGTCGCCCGGTCCGTCCCGAACTGGTGCTCCTGTGCGACGTGTCGGGCTCCGTGGCGGGCTTCGCCAACTTCACGATGCTCCTGGTGCAGGCGCTGCACGACCAGTTCAGCAAGGTGCGGGTGTTCGCCTTCGTCAACCGCGTCGACGAGGTGACCGACCTCATCGCGCGCGGCTCGGCCGACCCCGAGGGCCTCAGCGGCCGCATCATGTCCGCGGCCGCCGTGACGCGCTATCACGGGGGCAGCGACTACGGCACCTCACTCGGCGAGTTCGCCGAGTGCCATACGCGGGTGATCACCCCGCGCAGCACGGTCTTCATCCTCGGCGACGCCCGCACGAACATGAGCGACCCGAATGTCCACGCCCTGCGCGACATCGCATCGCGCGCCCGGCGGGTCTACTGGCTCAACCCCGAACGCCGCGCCCTGTGGCAGACCGGCGACTCGGTGGCCGGCACCTACGCCGAGCTCGTCGAGATGTACGAGTGCCGCAACGCGCGGCAGCTCAGCGCGCTGATCGGGCGTCTCCTTCCGGTGTGA
- a CDS encoding MoxR family ATPase — translation MLFTSVDDVAERLAETGYLASTAVATTVFLADRLGKPLLVEGPAGVGKTELAKAVAEVADATLVRLQCYEGVDESRALYEWNHAKQLLRITAGRDESWDETRTDIFSEEFLLPRPLLTAIRGSDPKVLLIDETDKADVEVEGLLLEVLSDFQVTVPELGTITATRRPFTVLTSNASRELSEALRRRCLFLHIGFPEEELERRIVRLKVPGLDETLARSVVRVVGALRAMDLRKVPSVAETIDWARTLLALGADSLDEDVVRDSLGVVLKHQDDVLKAAAKLDLDAV, via the coding sequence TTGCTCTTCACATCCGTGGACGATGTCGCCGAGCGGCTCGCCGAGACGGGGTATCTGGCGTCGACCGCCGTCGCCACGACCGTCTTCCTCGCCGACCGCCTGGGCAAGCCCCTCCTCGTGGAAGGTCCGGCGGGCGTCGGCAAGACCGAGCTGGCCAAGGCGGTCGCGGAGGTCGCGGACGCGACGCTCGTGCGGCTCCAGTGCTACGAGGGCGTGGACGAGTCCCGCGCCCTGTACGAGTGGAACCACGCCAAGCAGCTCCTGCGCATCACCGCGGGCCGCGACGAGTCGTGGGACGAGACGCGTACGGACATCTTCAGCGAGGAGTTCCTGCTGCCGCGCCCGCTGCTCACCGCCATCCGCGGCAGCGACCCCAAGGTCCTCCTGATCGACGAGACCGACAAGGCGGACGTCGAGGTGGAGGGGCTGCTCCTCGAAGTGCTCAGCGACTTCCAGGTCACCGTCCCCGAACTCGGCACGATCACCGCGACGCGGCGCCCGTTCACCGTCCTCACCTCGAACGCGAGCCGCGAGCTGTCCGAGGCGCTGCGCCGCCGCTGCCTCTTCCTGCACATCGGCTTCCCCGAGGAGGAGTTGGAGCGCCGCATCGTACGGCTGAAGGTGCCGGGGCTCGACGAGACGCTCGCCCGGTCCGTGGTGCGGGTGGTCGGCGCGCTGCGCGCGATGGACCTGCGCAAGGTGCCGTCGGTCGCGGAGACCATCGACTGGGCCCGCACGCTGCTCGCCCTGGGCGCCGACTCCCTGGACGAGGACGTCGTACGCGACAGTCTCGGCGTCGTGCTCAAGCACCAGGACGACGTGCTGAAGGCGGCGGCCAAGCTGGACCTGGACGCCGTGTGA
- a CDS encoding helix-turn-helix domain-containing protein, which yields MRRTSFADWPCSIARTMDLLGDWWTPLVLREAFYGIKRFDAFQQELGIARNTLTDRLRRLVDEGLMEKRAYQSEPVRYDYLLTEKGRDFFGVLAAMNSWGNRWLSGDEGPPVVFRHDRCGHEAAAEVVCAHCKEPMTAADTTARMGPGYPVRLAERPDVQARFSR from the coding sequence ATGAGGCGGACCTCCTTTGCCGACTGGCCCTGCTCCATCGCCCGCACCATGGACCTGCTGGGCGACTGGTGGACCCCGCTGGTGCTGCGCGAGGCGTTCTACGGCATCAAACGCTTCGACGCCTTCCAGCAGGAGCTCGGCATCGCGCGCAACACGCTCACCGACCGGCTGCGCCGCCTGGTCGACGAGGGCCTGATGGAAAAGCGCGCCTACCAGAGCGAGCCGGTGCGCTACGACTACCTCCTCACCGAGAAGGGCCGCGACTTCTTCGGGGTCCTGGCGGCGATGAACAGCTGGGGCAACCGCTGGCTGAGCGGCGACGAGGGGCCGCCGGTCGTCTTCCGCCACGACCGCTGCGGGCACGAGGCCGCCGCCGAGGTGGTCTGCGCGCACTGCAAGGAGCCGATGACGGCCGCGGACACCACGGCGCGCATGGGCCCCGGCTACCCGGTACGACTGGCCGAACGGCCGGACGTTCAGGCGCGCTTCAGCCGCTGA